A genomic window from Scophthalmus maximus strain ysfricsl-2021 chromosome 17, ASM2237912v1, whole genome shotgun sequence includes:
- the LOC118288999 gene encoding pleckstrin homology domain-containing family F member 2, giving the protein MSDFHDTMDQLTFARENRERIHAVENSFGPSGRPLDKPDRILMGEGHLMKQGRRKLEQKAFFLFNDILVYGSMVLNGRWHKKQKIIPLEDLQLEDVEDGLGLRNQWLIRTPRKSFFVSASTYEEKRAWIDHIEHCRAGLLRGSSCQPGSAFAVSWIPDRAAYKCMRCFGKFTPTRRRHHCRKCGFLVCNACSKTRAVIGHIHATKKLRVCRICHTRNAEGEKSRLSGDSTGKNSSEEDDAASSSGEEGDEETMQDYTASSWVDSRMGTWGQIGTNIFQGPTLPRTSPE; this is encoded by the exons ATGTCAGACTTCCACGACACGATGGACCAACTGACATTCGCGAGGGAGAATCGTGAGCGTATCCACGCAGTGGAGAATTCATTCGGCCCGTCGGGGAGGCCCCTGGACAAGCCGGATCGGATTCTGATGGGAGAAGGCCACCTGATGAAGCAGGGCAGACGGAAGCTGGAGCAGAAggccttcttcctcttcaatgATATTCTGGTGTACGGCAGCATGGTCCTGAACGGCCGCTGgcacaaaaaacagaagataaTTCCTTTAG AGGACCTCCAgctggaggacgtggaggacggTCTGGGATTGAGGAACCAGTGGTTAATCCGAACACCACGCAAGTCCTTTTTCGTGTCGGCCAGTACCTACGAGGAGAAGCGGGCCTGGATTGATCACATCGAACACTGCCGTGCCGGCCTGCTGCGGGGCAGCAGCTGCCAGCCCGGCTCCGCCTTTGCTGTTTCCTGGATCCCGGACCGAGCCGCCTACAAATGCATGCGCTGCTTCGGGAAGTTCACGCCAACCAGGCGTCGACACCACTGCAGAAAATGCGGCTTCCTGGTCTGCAACGCATGCTCCAAGACGCGAGCAGTGATAGGCCACATACACGCCACTAAGAAGTTGAGGGTCTGCAGGATTTGCCACACGAGGAACGCAGAAGGAGAGAAGTCTCGCCTGAGTGGAGACAGCACTGGAAAGAACAGCTCGGAGGAGGACGACGCGGCGTCATCCAGTGGCGAAGAGGGGGACGAGGAGACGATGCAGGACTACACTGCCAGCAGTTGGGTGGACTCCCGCATGGGCACTTGGGGACAGATTGGCACCAACATTTTCCAAGGACCAACGCTTCCCCGCACTTCCCCCGAGTAA
- the LOC118289305 gene encoding osteocalcin produces the protein MKTLVVLVLCSLAVVCLTSDFHAASDNPAQEGLTVEKEQASSVVRQKRAAGELSLTQLESLREVCETNLACEEMMDTTGIIAAYNAFYGPIPQ, from the exons atGAAGACTCTGGTCGTGCTGGTTCTCTGCTCCCTGGCTGTCGTCTGTCTGACCTCAG acttCCATGCTGCCAGTGACAACCCTGCTCAGGAGG GTTTGACTGTGGAGAAGGAGCAGGCGTCCAGCGTggtgagacagaagagagcTGCTGGAGAGCTGTCACTGACCCAACTGGAGAG CCTGAGAGAAGTGTGCGAGACCAACCTGGCCTGTGAGGAAATGATGGACACGACTGGAATCATCGCCGCCTACAACGCCTTCTATGGACCCATCCCCCAATAG